One part of the Sorangiineae bacterium MSr11954 genome encodes these proteins:
- a CDS encoding glycosyltransferase family 4 protein, translated as MPLRILFLNPGAILGGAERVLLDLIASVRALAPEVHVGLVVGAPGPLVDAVRAHGAEVHVVPLPDRLAGLGDSHLGSASPFVRLRMARGAKELAAYASRLRKVIRTFEPSVIHTHGIKMHLLAAAVRPRAVPLVWHVHDFLGARPVSARFFRLGQRRADLAIANSRAVAEDTRKLAPELEVRVMYNGIDEATFSPDGPRAPLDAWAGMEPLDRLGPGALRVGLIATYARWKGHEVFLDAIARLAERTDLPPIRFYIIGGPVYATGNHGQYSNEELRALAEARGIASRVAFVPFQEHPQSVYRALDMVVHASTRPEPFGMIIVEAMATARPVIVSHAGGAAELYRDGVDGVGAPPGDAARLAESIARLAEDASLRQKLGQAARLTAESRFSRERLGAELLAIYSDLFTRYGSVTGLKRPRLTKIFQ; from the coding sequence ATGCCGCTTCGCATCCTTTTCTTGAATCCCGGTGCGATCCTCGGCGGCGCCGAGCGCGTGCTCCTCGATTTGATCGCCTCGGTTCGAGCGCTGGCACCCGAGGTGCACGTCGGTCTGGTCGTCGGTGCCCCCGGGCCGCTCGTCGACGCCGTGCGCGCCCACGGCGCCGAGGTGCACGTGGTGCCTCTTCCGGATCGGCTGGCCGGCCTTGGCGACAGCCACCTCGGCTCGGCTTCGCCCTTTGTGCGACTGCGCATGGCCCGCGGCGCCAAGGAGCTCGCGGCCTACGCGTCGCGCCTTCGCAAGGTCATTCGGACATTCGAGCCCAGCGTCATCCATACGCACGGCATCAAGATGCACCTGCTCGCGGCGGCCGTTCGCCCGCGCGCGGTGCCGCTGGTGTGGCACGTCCACGACTTCCTCGGCGCCCGCCCCGTCTCCGCGCGCTTCTTTCGCCTTGGCCAGCGCCGGGCCGATCTGGCGATCGCCAACTCGCGCGCGGTGGCCGAGGACACGCGAAAGCTCGCGCCCGAGCTCGAGGTGCGCGTCATGTACAACGGCATCGACGAGGCCACGTTTTCCCCCGACGGTCCTCGCGCGCCGCTCGATGCATGGGCCGGCATGGAGCCGCTCGACCGGCTCGGCCCCGGCGCGCTTCGGGTCGGGCTCATTGCCACGTACGCGCGCTGGAAGGGGCACGAGGTTTTTCTCGACGCCATCGCGCGGCTCGCGGAGCGCACCGACCTTCCGCCCATCCGCTTTTACATCATTGGCGGCCCCGTATATGCCACCGGCAACCACGGGCAATATTCGAACGAGGAGCTTCGCGCGCTCGCCGAGGCGCGGGGCATTGCATCGCGCGTGGCCTTCGTTCCATTCCAGGAGCATCCCCAGAGCGTCTATCGCGCGCTCGATATGGTCGTGCACGCGAGCACGCGTCCCGAGCCATTTGGAATGATCATCGTCGAGGCCATGGCCACGGCACGCCCCGTGATTGTCAGCCATGCGGGCGGTGCGGCCGAGCTTTATCGGGACGGCGTCGATGGCGTCGGCGCACCACCGGGGGATGCGGCGCGCTTGGCGGAGAGCATCGCGCGCCTCGCCGAAGATGCGTCGTTGCGGCAAAAGCTCGGCCAGGCCGCGCGCCTTACGGCAGAGTCTCGTTTTTCACGTGAGCGCCTGGGTGCCGAGCTGCTGGCGATCTATTCGGATCTGTTCACCCGTTACGGCTCGGTGACGGGTTTGAAAAGACCCCGCCTCACAAAGATTTTCCAATGA
- a CDS encoding glycosyltransferase, which translates to MSGLRIVMAMIEPPLPLGNAAGRWYYVLLRELVRRGHRVTAFACCSNPADFGRTREYFPSDRYDLRLYGFPERGGARAKLDTLRRPYSYMWSEELAFDFEAEVARGCDVIHLEQLWAAWLALKHVEKTLVNVHYFSFIDQAEIRDRDPRAWSRRQLNFWAERRLVRTFRRFRSCSSRIATEIERLNPRSVVDTVPFGIDASLYDYVPAEKRGEAPRILLTGSMGWHPSSSAAIRLLERLWPEISRRVPDAQVDIVGWEAKRVLGRYVGMDRVNIEENVPSTRPYFERASVLLYAPSRGSGMKMKVLEAMGYGIPVVTTTEGVEGLAAVDGVHAAIADDDEALIERTVALLASPARQNAQRESARRLLETYCGPSRTVDEIEAIYARMTAGA; encoded by the coding sequence ATGTCCGGTCTCCGAATCGTCATGGCCATGATCGAGCCCCCGCTGCCCCTCGGCAACGCCGCGGGGCGTTGGTATTACGTTCTCCTGCGGGAGCTCGTTCGCCGCGGTCACCGGGTCACGGCGTTTGCGTGTTGCAGCAACCCGGCCGACTTCGGCCGGACGCGCGAGTATTTCCCCTCCGATCGATACGATCTTCGTCTGTATGGATTCCCGGAGCGGGGCGGCGCGCGCGCCAAGCTCGATACATTGAGGCGGCCTTACTCGTATATGTGGAGCGAGGAGCTCGCCTTCGATTTCGAGGCCGAGGTGGCCCGGGGTTGCGACGTCATCCACCTCGAGCAGCTTTGGGCGGCCTGGCTGGCCTTGAAGCACGTCGAGAAGACGTTGGTGAACGTCCACTATTTCTCATTCATCGATCAAGCCGAGATCCGCGATCGGGATCCGCGCGCGTGGAGCCGGCGGCAGCTCAATTTTTGGGCGGAGCGCCGGCTGGTGCGGACCTTTCGTCGCTTTCGCTCGTGCTCATCGCGGATCGCGACCGAGATCGAGCGGCTCAATCCTCGGTCGGTGGTGGACACGGTGCCCTTTGGCATCGACGCCAGCCTGTACGACTACGTCCCGGCGGAGAAGCGCGGAGAGGCGCCGCGGATCCTTTTGACGGGGAGCATGGGCTGGCATCCCTCGTCGTCGGCGGCGATCCGTCTGCTCGAGCGGCTCTGGCCGGAGATCTCCCGGCGGGTGCCCGATGCGCAGGTCGACATCGTGGGCTGGGAGGCCAAGCGCGTTCTCGGCCGCTACGTGGGGATGGATCGCGTCAACATCGAGGAGAACGTGCCGAGCACGCGGCCGTACTTCGAGCGCGCGTCCGTTCTTCTCTACGCGCCCAGCCGGGGGAGCGGCATGAAGATGAAGGTGCTGGAGGCCATGGGCTACGGCATCCCGGTGGTCACGACCACCGAGGGGGTGGAGGGGTTGGCCGCCGTGGATGGGGTGCACGCCGCCATCGCCGACGACGACGAGGCGCTCATCGAGCGCACCGTGGCGCTGCTCGCGTCACCCGCGCGCCAGAACGCGCAGCGGGAATCGGCGCGCCGGTTGCTCGAGACGTATTGCGGACCGTCGCGCACCGTCGACGAAATCGAAGCGATCTATGCGCGCATGACGGCGGGCGCGTAG
- a CDS encoding glycosyltransferase family 4 protein — protein MGWLDATEERDTRGLGGLAKRALRQAKGAARTRARVRPADPAERSWHIVVGEYPPMRGGVSDYTRELACALAKAGDEVHVWAPAARGPLVEDPGVVLHPLVDGFGPKGMVALARGLGAPDPKKRLLVQYVAQSFGYKGLNLPFCLALASRREDFSVMFHEVAHPFERGQPLRHKVLAGVTHAMAAVLAYRANRIFVSTSTWDEYLRAFVPGVQRARWLPVPSGIPRDPSPSRIAEVRAAVSEGGRFGIVGHFGTYGSVIVPLLEQSLLALFARHATCKALLAGGRGIEFAEQLSKKHPSMRSRIVAIGHQPGEEAAAHLAACDVAIQPYPDGITSRRTTAMAHLALGVPLVANEGTYSESIWRDELAVELVRGATAEAMGQMADRACALLADPGRAKALGARGLGLYDRLFALERTVEILRSQAPFERRTGV, from the coding sequence TTGGGCTGGCTAGACGCAACGGAGGAACGAGACACCCGCGGGCTCGGAGGCCTTGCCAAGCGCGCTCTGCGCCAAGCCAAGGGCGCCGCTCGAACCCGCGCGCGCGTACGGCCGGCCGACCCGGCCGAGCGTTCGTGGCATATCGTCGTGGGCGAGTACCCGCCCATGCGCGGTGGCGTTTCCGACTATACGCGCGAGCTCGCGTGCGCGCTGGCCAAGGCGGGCGACGAGGTCCACGTGTGGGCGCCCGCCGCGCGCGGGCCGTTGGTGGAGGATCCGGGCGTGGTGCTCCATCCGCTGGTGGATGGCTTTGGCCCCAAGGGCATGGTGGCGCTCGCGCGGGGCCTCGGCGCGCCCGATCCAAAGAAGCGCCTGCTCGTTCAATACGTGGCGCAGTCGTTTGGCTACAAAGGTCTGAACCTCCCCTTCTGCCTCGCGCTGGCGAGCCGTCGCGAAGATTTCTCCGTGATGTTTCACGAGGTGGCGCACCCCTTCGAACGGGGCCAGCCGCTGCGGCACAAAGTGCTCGCGGGGGTCACCCATGCAATGGCCGCCGTGCTGGCCTATCGCGCCAATCGGATCTTCGTCTCCACCTCCACGTGGGACGAATACCTTCGCGCCTTCGTCCCCGGCGTGCAGCGCGCGCGATGGCTCCCCGTTCCATCGGGCATCCCGCGCGACCCTTCGCCGAGCCGGATCGCGGAGGTTCGCGCGGCCGTGTCGGAGGGTGGACGGTTCGGCATCGTCGGTCACTTCGGCACCTACGGCTCGGTGATCGTGCCGCTGCTCGAGCAATCGTTGCTCGCGTTGTTCGCCCGCCATGCCACGTGCAAAGCCTTGCTCGCGGGCGGACGAGGGATTGAATTTGCCGAGCAGCTGTCGAAAAAACATCCCTCGATGCGATCGCGCATCGTCGCCATCGGGCACCAGCCGGGCGAGGAAGCGGCGGCCCATTTGGCCGCGTGCGATGTGGCGATCCAGCCCTACCCCGATGGCATCACCAGCCGGCGCACCACCGCCATGGCGCACCTCGCGCTGGGCGTTCCGCTCGTCGCCAACGAGGGCACGTACTCGGAGTCGATCTGGCGCGACGAGCTCGCCGTGGAGCTCGTCCGCGGCGCGACGGCCGAGGCGATGGGTCAAATGGCCGATCGCGCGTGCGCGCTGCTCGCCGATCCGGGCCGCGCAAAAGCGCTCGGCGCGCGGGGCCTCGGCCTTTACGACCGTCTTTTTGCTCTGGAAAGAACCGTGGAGATATTACGAAGCCAAGCTCCCTTCGAACGGCGGACTGGCGTATAG
- a CDS encoding oligosaccharide flippase family protein, with translation MRAALRTKTGRHTQLVFFGQIATAAAGFGINVLLLRCLSVDEYGLFSLFLSTQLLLMGFMHMGWIETFVRFGAKFLGAPQFDALRSYLLRKTLVASAGVGLLAAAAGSFVSQHLYHRPPFTPYFRAAVLTGFLMCVFTFFQSDYRARQDFNRYVITQVGSNAARLLCVAVAIPLGVLGLPQTVAIYLLVTAAFIGFCVVDTRTRGGTEPRAPLDPGLIREMKSYNGWLLLSFFTTNVTSNIDSHVLAYYHANETLSSFAAASRLTLPLQFAAVALQTTLMPRLSAAKDRSEFEFYLGRMKLFVVPFLAVTSLACWLAPPVLIWLAGPHYAGISSLIRLQIVSNTIMLLVNPVGIVVYAWGWTRLLAFLNLAQLAVDLALDLLWIPRWGAAGAVGATLVMNVLGLVVIYIALWWGMRREKFV, from the coding sequence ATGAGGGCCGCGCTCAGGACCAAGACGGGGCGGCACACGCAGCTGGTCTTCTTCGGTCAAATTGCCACGGCCGCCGCCGGCTTTGGCATCAATGTTCTTTTGCTGCGTTGTTTGAGTGTCGACGAGTACGGACTATTTTCTCTGTTCCTCTCCACGCAGCTGCTCCTCATGGGCTTCATGCACATGGGATGGATCGAGACGTTCGTTCGGTTCGGGGCCAAATTCCTAGGGGCTCCGCAGTTCGACGCGCTCCGCTCGTACCTCCTTCGCAAGACGCTCGTCGCCTCCGCCGGGGTGGGGCTGCTCGCCGCCGCCGCGGGCTCCTTCGTCTCGCAGCACCTGTACCATCGCCCGCCCTTCACGCCTTATTTTCGGGCCGCGGTGCTCACGGGGTTTCTGATGTGCGTCTTCACGTTCTTTCAGAGCGATTACCGCGCGCGCCAGGACTTCAACCGCTATGTCATCACGCAAGTCGGCTCCAACGCGGCCCGACTGCTCTGCGTGGCCGTCGCCATTCCATTGGGCGTCCTCGGGCTCCCGCAGACGGTGGCCATCTACCTCCTGGTGACGGCCGCCTTCATCGGCTTCTGCGTGGTCGATACGCGAACCCGCGGGGGCACCGAGCCGCGCGCGCCCCTGGATCCCGGCTTGATCCGGGAGATGAAGAGCTACAACGGGTGGCTCCTCCTGTCGTTCTTCACGACCAATGTCACGAGCAACATCGACTCGCACGTGCTGGCCTACTACCACGCGAACGAGACGCTCAGCTCCTTCGCCGCCGCGTCGCGCTTGACATTGCCGCTCCAATTCGCGGCCGTGGCGCTCCAGACCACCTTGATGCCCCGGCTCAGCGCGGCCAAAGATCGCAGCGAGTTCGAGTTCTACTTGGGGCGCATGAAGCTGTTCGTCGTGCCGTTCCTGGCCGTCACCTCCCTGGCGTGCTGGCTGGCGCCGCCGGTCCTCATCTGGCTCGCCGGTCCGCACTACGCGGGCATCTCGTCGCTCATCCGGCTGCAGATCGTGTCGAACACCATCATGCTCCTCGTCAACCCCGTGGGCATCGTGGTGTACGCCTGGGGCTGGACCCGTCTTTTGGCGTTTTTGAACCTCGCGCAGCTCGCGGTCGACCTGGCGCTCGATCTCCTGTGGATCCCGCGCTGGGGCGCCGCGGGGGCCGTGGGCGCCACGTTGGTCATGAATGTCTTGGGCCTCGTCGTCATCTACATTGCGCTGTGGTGGGGCATGCGGCGCGAGAAATTCGTCTGA
- a CDS encoding GDP-mannose 4,6-dehydratase produces the protein MRVLVTGADGFVGKHLGRHLRAGGDEVLEVRGPDPGAPPAAGGAGAQGLEALDVLDAAAVARVVRAGAPEGIIHLAGWSSVAQSHVDPGKAFAVNALGTVHLLEAVRKHAPNARVLLVSSGEVYGNAAGEGPASERTEVAPVSPYAVSKLAAELAGSQYFRSYGVEVLCARPFNHLGAGQAAHFVVPSFARQLQAIRRGEAHARLEVGNLEPVRDFSHVTDVVEAYRLLLRSGIAGEVYNIASGAGRTIRSIVDELGALLGLAVEPTVVPERFRPAEIQSLVGDPSKLRALGWAPRHTVTEALRDVLLEVAAVA, from the coding sequence ATGCGCGTTCTCGTCACCGGTGCAGATGGATTCGTAGGGAAGCACCTCGGGCGGCATCTGCGCGCGGGGGGCGACGAGGTGCTCGAGGTGCGCGGGCCCGATCCAGGTGCGCCACCTGCCGCGGGCGGCGCCGGCGCGCAGGGCCTGGAGGCCCTCGATGTGCTCGACGCGGCGGCGGTCGCGCGGGTGGTCCGCGCGGGCGCACCGGAGGGGATCATCCACCTGGCGGGGTGGAGCTCGGTGGCGCAGAGCCACGTCGATCCGGGCAAGGCGTTTGCCGTCAATGCGCTGGGCACCGTGCACCTGCTCGAGGCGGTGCGAAAGCATGCGCCCAACGCGCGGGTGCTCCTCGTTTCGTCCGGGGAGGTGTACGGCAACGCGGCGGGCGAGGGCCCGGCCAGCGAGCGAACCGAGGTGGCCCCGGTGAGCCCGTACGCCGTGTCGAAGCTGGCGGCGGAGCTCGCGGGCAGCCAGTATTTTCGGAGCTACGGGGTCGAGGTCCTCTGCGCGCGTCCGTTCAACCACCTGGGCGCGGGGCAGGCCGCGCACTTCGTGGTCCCTTCGTTTGCGCGGCAGCTCCAGGCCATTCGCCGCGGCGAAGCGCACGCGCGGCTCGAGGTCGGCAACCTGGAGCCGGTGCGCGATTTCTCCCACGTGACGGACGTGGTGGAGGCGTACCGGCTGCTGCTTCGCTCCGGGATCGCCGGCGAGGTGTACAACATCGCGAGCGGCGCCGGGCGGACCATCCGCAGCATCGTCGACGAGCTCGGGGCGCTGCTCGGGCTGGCGGTGGAGCCCACGGTGGTGCCCGAGCGCTTTCGCCCGGCCGAGATCCAGAGCCTCGTGGGCGATCCAAGCAAGCTCCGCGCGCTCGGCTGGGCGCCGCGCCACACGGTGACAGAAGCCCTCCGCGACGTGCTCCTCGAGGTCGCCGCGGTCGCGTAG
- a CDS encoding glycosyltransferase family 4 protein, which produces MHVVFDARQLAQPALRGADRYLLGLAGALVRRGVRVSLAYVEGSPPNRAHDPALFSRFEELPIAGPNGPRWEQLAVPRALARVGADIYHPPSEYGVPMLAPCPVVFAIHSATVHSYRDLVARGLLQGTTNDYIDDGSRLRARARHYVDAQPYWADRIVAPSEFAREEIVRYMKVDPAAVTTTPLATSEAFRAPVSPRQEETLARLGVRRPYVLYVGGYERHKNVAGVLGTYGKLRQTHPELALVLVGTGRVPEATQRDATALGAICLSDVTHDLVDLYDGASVFLSMSWRETFGLPSLEAMTRGVPAVVSGWGASPEVVGDAGLLVDPRREDEAAAAVRTILAERPAFSSRARERAKRFSWDATAAITLDVYTEARALTRRRPKRVQRWMAHLASRDAH; this is translated from the coding sequence ATGCACGTGGTCTTCGATGCACGACAGCTCGCGCAGCCCGCGCTGCGCGGCGCCGATCGTTATCTCCTGGGGCTCGCCGGCGCGCTGGTGCGCCGGGGGGTGCGCGTATCCTTGGCGTATGTCGAGGGCTCCCCCCCGAATCGTGCGCACGATCCCGCGCTCTTTTCGCGCTTCGAGGAGCTCCCCATCGCGGGCCCCAACGGACCGCGCTGGGAGCAGCTCGCCGTGCCGCGGGCGCTCGCGCGCGTGGGGGCGGACATTTACCATCCGCCGAGCGAATACGGGGTGCCGATGCTGGCGCCTTGCCCGGTGGTCTTCGCCATTCATAGCGCCACCGTCCACAGCTACCGCGATCTGGTCGCGCGCGGCCTTCTGCAGGGCACCACCAACGATTACATCGACGATGGCTCCCGCCTTCGGGCGCGCGCGCGCCACTATGTCGACGCGCAGCCCTACTGGGCCGACCGCATCGTGGCCCCCTCGGAGTTCGCGCGCGAGGAGATCGTGCGCTACATGAAGGTCGATCCCGCGGCCGTCACCACCACGCCGCTGGCCACGAGCGAGGCCTTCCGCGCCCCCGTCTCGCCGCGCCAGGAGGAGACGCTCGCCCGCCTTGGCGTGCGGCGCCCGTACGTGCTGTATGTCGGGGGCTACGAGCGCCACAAGAACGTGGCCGGCGTGCTCGGCACGTACGGGAAGCTGCGGCAAACGCACCCCGAGCTCGCGCTGGTGCTCGTGGGAACGGGCCGCGTCCCGGAGGCGACCCAGCGCGACGCCACGGCGCTCGGTGCTATCTGCCTCTCGGACGTGACCCACGATCTGGTGGACCTCTACGACGGCGCGTCCGTCTTTCTCTCGATGTCGTGGCGCGAGACGTTCGGTCTGCCGAGCCTCGAGGCGATGACCCGCGGCGTGCCCGCGGTGGTGAGCGGCTGGGGCGCCAGCCCCGAGGTCGTCGGCGACGCGGGCCTCCTGGTCGATCCCCGCCGCGAGGACGAAGCCGCGGCCGCCGTGCGCACCATCTTGGCGGAGCGGCCCGCATTTTCGTCGCGCGCACGCGAGCGCGCCAAGCGCTTCTCCTGGGATGCCACCGCCGCGATCACCCTCGACGTGTACACGGAGGCGCGCGCGCTCACGCGCCGCAGGCCCAAACGGGTGCAGCGCTGGATGGCACACCTCGCGTCGCGCGACGCGCATTGA
- the gmd gene encoding GDP-mannose 4,6-dehydratase, producing MKRRALITGITGQDGSYLAEFLLAKGYEVHGMVRRSSEEKFERIAHIRDRITLHQGDLLDQFSLASLLRIIDPQEVYNLAAQSFVPTSWNQPVLTGEFTALGVTKVLEAIRHTAPGARFYQASSSEMFGRVLETPQTEQTPFYPRSPYGVAKAYGHFITINYRESFGLFASSGILFNHESPRRGLEFVTRKVTHGAARIKLGLERGPVAKLGLGNLDARRDWGFAGDYVEAMWLMLQQEKADDYVIATNETHTVQELVEIAFARVGLDWKEHVTIDPAFIRPAEVDLLIGDPSKAKKKLGWQPKVGFRELVHMMVDADLERLKRLPEASL from the coding sequence ATGAAGCGACGGGCACTCATTACCGGCATCACGGGTCAAGACGGCAGCTACCTGGCCGAGTTCCTTCTGGCGAAGGGCTACGAAGTTCACGGCATGGTGCGGCGTTCGTCCGAAGAAAAATTCGAGCGCATCGCCCACATTCGGGATCGAATCACCTTGCATCAGGGCGATCTGCTGGACCAGTTCTCACTGGCATCGCTCTTGCGCATCATCGATCCGCAGGAGGTCTACAATCTGGCGGCGCAGTCGTTCGTTCCCACCAGCTGGAATCAGCCGGTGCTGACGGGCGAGTTCACCGCGCTGGGCGTCACCAAAGTGCTGGAGGCCATCCGCCACACGGCACCCGGCGCGCGCTTCTACCAGGCGTCGTCGTCCGAGATGTTCGGCCGGGTCCTCGAGACCCCGCAGACGGAGCAGACGCCGTTCTACCCGCGCTCGCCGTATGGCGTGGCCAAGGCCTACGGCCACTTCATCACCATCAACTACCGCGAGTCGTTCGGGCTCTTCGCCTCGAGCGGCATCCTCTTCAACCACGAGTCCCCCCGCCGCGGGCTGGAGTTCGTGACCCGCAAGGTCACCCACGGCGCGGCGCGCATCAAGCTCGGGCTCGAGCGCGGTCCGGTTGCAAAGCTGGGCCTCGGCAACCTCGACGCGCGCCGGGATTGGGGCTTCGCCGGCGACTATGTCGAGGCCATGTGGCTGATGCTGCAGCAGGAGAAGGCGGACGACTACGTCATCGCCACCAACGAGACGCACACCGTTCAAGAGCTGGTGGAGATCGCCTTTGCGCGCGTGGGGCTCGATTGGAAAGAGCACGTCACGATCGATCCGGCGTTCATCCGGCCGGCGGAGGTCGATCTGCTCATCGGAGATCCGAGCAAGGCGAAGAAGAAGCTCGGCTGGCAGCCGAAGGTGGGCTTCCGCGAGCTGGTGCACATGATGGTCGACGCCGACCTCGAACGGTTGAAGCGTCTTCCGGAAGCGAGCCTCTGA
- a CDS encoding SDR family oxidoreductase translates to MGLGSIRQTVLVTGAAGFIGSHLVDRLLAEGYEVVGLDNLMTGDLTNLENARRDPHFHLEIGDVREPLPAYAEIIFNMACPASPVHYQADPYATVTTSALGAIRLVEHTRRSRCRIVHASTSEVYGDPLEHPQKEEYWGNVNCAGERACYDEGKRVAETILMDARRTHGADVRIVRIFNTYGPRMALNDGRVVSNFITQVLEDKPITLYGDGSQTRSFCYVSDLLEGLFAAGTVSEFDPPINIGNPKECTVAELAQIVMKVSGKNLELVRHPLPADDPKRRCPDITKAKKYLGLQPKVSLEDGIRRTYDDFEGRIARRRSR, encoded by the coding sequence ATGGGTCTAGGTTCCATCCGTCAAACCGTACTGGTCACAGGTGCCGCCGGGTTCATCGGCTCGCACTTGGTCGATCGTTTGTTGGCAGAGGGTTACGAGGTCGTGGGGCTCGACAACCTCATGACGGGCGATCTGACGAACCTGGAGAACGCCCGGCGCGATCCGCACTTTCACCTGGAGATCGGCGACGTGCGCGAGCCGTTGCCGGCCTACGCCGAGATCATCTTCAACATGGCGTGCCCGGCCTCGCCCGTGCACTACCAGGCGGACCCGTACGCCACGGTGACCACCAGCGCGCTGGGCGCGATCCGGCTGGTCGAGCACACGCGGCGCAGCCGTTGCCGCATCGTGCACGCCAGCACCTCCGAGGTGTACGGCGATCCGCTGGAGCACCCGCAGAAGGAAGAGTACTGGGGCAATGTCAACTGCGCCGGCGAGCGCGCCTGCTACGACGAGGGCAAGCGGGTCGCCGAGACGATTCTCATGGATGCGCGCCGCACCCATGGGGCCGACGTGCGCATCGTTCGCATCTTCAACACCTACGGCCCGCGCATGGCCTTGAACGATGGTCGCGTCGTCTCGAATTTCATCACCCAGGTGCTCGAGGACAAGCCCATCACCCTCTACGGCGACGGATCGCAGACGCGCTCGTTCTGCTACGTGTCCGACCTGCTCGAGGGGCTCTTCGCGGCGGGCACGGTGTCCGAGTTCGATCCGCCCATCAACATCGGCAACCCCAAGGAGTGCACGGTGGCCGAGCTCGCGCAAATCGTCATGAAGGTGTCCGGCAAGAACCTGGAGCTCGTGCGCCATCCGCTGCCGGCCGACGATCCCAAGCGCCGCTGCCCGGATATCACCAAGGCGAAGAAGTACCTCGGCCTTCAGCCCAAGGTGTCGCTCGAGGACGGCATCCGGCGAACGTACGACGACTTCGAGGGCCGCATCGCCCGCCGTCGCTCACGCTAG
- a CDS encoding acyltransferase, giving the protein MEKFSRRTNGGRFIPEIDGLRFIAIALVVVYHAEIYTRVKLGTAPSNALGQLVARLTAHGGFGVAFFFVISGFILGLPFAKHHLHGSSPVRLKPYFLRRLTRLEPPYILSLIFCYLGIVLLKSGGPVELRHLVASIFYLHNPIYGPEGVVNPVAWSLEVEVQFYLLVPLLARVYAIRQTWLRRSVFAWLAVTVPCLQLFPFADPAWVGGSIVNYLQYFIAGLVLADIYTVDWREAPRAHPVWDVVWIAGWCFLGALTEHTPLAKLSYPVVTFVLYIAAFRGTVVRTILRSPLLTAIGGMCYTIYLLHYPLISIVGRVTARLAVRGAYLTTLAVQLPIYVGAILFVSALYFRAIEQPCMRSDWPSRLKDRILAMFGLGPESSSSRAVPPDLG; this is encoded by the coding sequence TTGGAAAAATTCTCCCGCCGCACCAACGGCGGTCGCTTCATTCCCGAGATCGACGGCCTTCGCTTCATCGCCATCGCGCTGGTCGTGGTCTATCACGCCGAGATTTACACTCGCGTAAAGCTCGGTACGGCTCCGTCCAATGCGCTCGGCCAGCTGGTGGCGCGCCTGACGGCGCACGGCGGGTTCGGGGTCGCGTTCTTCTTCGTGATCAGCGGATTCATTCTGGGGCTCCCCTTCGCCAAGCACCATTTGCACGGCTCGTCGCCCGTACGGCTGAAGCCGTATTTTTTGCGGCGGCTCACCCGATTGGAGCCTCCTTATATTCTGTCTTTGATCTTCTGCTACCTCGGTATCGTCCTGCTCAAATCGGGTGGGCCGGTGGAGCTGCGGCACTTGGTGGCCAGCATCTTCTATCTCCACAATCCCATCTACGGCCCCGAGGGTGTCGTCAACCCGGTGGCCTGGTCGCTGGAGGTCGAGGTGCAGTTCTACCTGCTGGTGCCTCTCTTGGCGCGCGTTTATGCCATTCGGCAAACGTGGCTGCGCCGGAGCGTCTTCGCCTGGCTCGCGGTGACCGTCCCGTGCCTGCAGCTCTTTCCCTTCGCCGACCCTGCGTGGGTGGGCGGCTCGATTGTAAACTACTTGCAATACTTCATTGCCGGCCTCGTCCTGGCCGATATCTACACGGTCGACTGGCGCGAGGCGCCGCGCGCCCACCCTGTGTGGGACGTGGTTTGGATCGCCGGCTGGTGCTTTCTGGGCGCGCTGACCGAGCACACCCCGCTGGCCAAGCTCTCGTACCCGGTGGTGACGTTCGTGCTCTACATCGCGGCGTTTCGCGGGACCGTGGTGCGGACGATCCTCCGCTCGCCCCTGCTCACCGCCATCGGCGGCATGTGCTACACGATTTACCTGCTGCACTACCCGCTCATCTCGATCGTCGGGCGCGTCACCGCGCGGCTGGCCGTGCGCGGCGCGTACCTGACGACCCTCGCGGTGCAGCTCCCGATTTACGTCGGCGCGATCCTGTTCGTGAGCGCGCTGTACTTCCGCGCGATCGAGCAGCCTTGCATGCGCAGCGATTGGCCGTCCCGGCTGAAGGACCGTATCTTGGCGATGTTTGGGCTGGGGCCCGAGAGCTCTTCGTCGCGGGCGGTCCCACCCGACCTGGGCTAG